A single region of the Cronobacter condimenti 1330 genome encodes:
- a CDS encoding M16 family metallopeptidase, whose protein sequence is MQGTRIRLIAGGLLMAAASLVQAEPLQPDPAWQQGTLSNGFQWQILSTPQRPSDRIEVRLTVNTGALAENTQQSGYTRFLPRLALTQSGSLQAVQARSLWQQSIDPKRPMPPVMVSYDYTLFNLSLPNNRSDLLKEALTYLSDTAGRVAITPESITKALQTQDMVATWPDTQDSWWRYRLKGSTLLGHDPSVDLKQPVDAAQLKAYYEKWYTPDAMTLIVVGNIDSRAVAEQINKAFGDLKGKRETPAPVPTLSPLRRDPVALMTDGVRQDRLSIMWDNPWQPIRESAALQRYWRADLAREALFWHVQQNLSKNNIKDIGIGFDCRVLFQRAQCAINLESPNDKLDNNLALIARELSNVRANGLSVDEFNALIAQKKLELQKLFATYARTDTDVLINQRMRSLQNQVVDIAPEQYQNLRQSFLNNLTAAELNQDLRQQLSQEMALILLQPKGEEEYSMKALKETWDRIMTPVTAPPAQEDARSDVTDIPPAR, encoded by the coding sequence ATGCAGGGCACAAGAATTCGACTTATCGCTGGCGGCTTATTAATGGCGGCCGCCAGCCTCGTGCAGGCAGAACCGCTCCAGCCCGACCCGGCCTGGCAACAGGGCACGCTGAGCAATGGCTTTCAGTGGCAAATTCTCTCCACACCGCAGCGCCCAAGCGATCGCATCGAAGTTCGCCTGACCGTGAATACGGGCGCGCTTGCTGAAAATACCCAACAAAGCGGATATACCCGTTTTCTGCCACGTCTGGCGCTGACCCAGAGCGGCAGCCTCCAGGCGGTGCAGGCGCGCTCGCTCTGGCAGCAGAGCATCGATCCAAAGCGACCGATGCCGCCTGTGATGGTCTCTTACGATTACACGCTATTTAATTTAAGCCTGCCGAATAACCGAAGCGATCTGCTGAAAGAAGCGCTGACCTATCTTTCCGATACCGCGGGCCGCGTCGCGATTACGCCTGAAAGCATCACTAAAGCGCTGCAAACCCAGGATATGGTCGCTACCTGGCCGGACACGCAGGACAGCTGGTGGCGCTATCGCCTGAAAGGCTCCACGTTACTGGGGCACGATCCCTCCGTTGACCTCAAACAACCGGTCGATGCGGCGCAACTGAAAGCCTATTACGAGAAATGGTACACGCCGGACGCGATGACGCTTATCGTGGTGGGTAATATTGACAGCCGCGCGGTGGCCGAACAAATCAACAAGGCTTTCGGCGATCTGAAAGGCAAACGCGAGACGCCAGCGCCGGTGCCTACGTTATCGCCGCTGCGCCGCGACCCGGTCGCCCTTATGACTGACGGCGTGCGCCAGGATCGTCTTTCAATTATGTGGGATAACCCGTGGCAGCCGATCCGCGAATCTGCGGCGCTCCAGCGCTACTGGCGCGCCGATCTGGCGCGCGAGGCGCTGTTCTGGCATGTGCAGCAAAACCTCAGCAAAAACAACATCAAGGATATCGGCATTGGCTTTGACTGCCGCGTGCTGTTCCAGCGTGCCCAGTGCGCGATTAACCTTGAATCACCGAACGATAAGCTCGACAACAACCTGGCGCTGATCGCTCGTGAGCTGTCGAACGTGCGCGCAAATGGCCTGTCAGTAGATGAATTCAACGCCCTGATCGCCCAGAAAAAACTGGAGTTGCAGAAGCTGTTCGCGACCTATGCACGCACCGACACGGATGTGCTCATCAACCAGCGGATGCGCTCGCTGCAAAATCAGGTGGTGGATATCGCGCCGGAGCAGTACCAGAATCTGCGCCAGAGCTTCCTCAATAACCTGACGGCCGCGGAGCTGAATCAGGATTTACGCCAGCAGTTGTCGCAAGAAATGGCGTTGATCCTGCTGCAACCGAAGGGCGAAGAAGAGTACAGCATGAAGGCGCTCAAAGAGACATGGGACCGCATCATGACGCCCGTGACGGCACCGCCGGCCCAGGAGGACGCGCGTTCGGATGTGACAGACATTCCGCCAGCCCGTTAA